One Aegilops tauschii subsp. strangulata cultivar AL8/78 chromosome 7, Aet v6.0, whole genome shotgun sequence genomic window carries:
- the LOC141026745 gene encoding probable indole-3-pyruvate monooxygenase YUCCA11 translates to MGPMILKSETGRSAVIDVGTVGLIKKGIIKIQGSISKIMSYIVEFWCSKKISFDAIVFATGYKSTTNIWLKNGENMLNGNGLPIKEYPNHWKGENGVYCAGLGRRGLAGIAADAKNIANDIKSMIGVMSS, encoded by the exons ATGGGTCCAATGATCCTCAAGTCAGAAACCGGCCGATCCGCTGTTATTGATGTTGGCACTGTTGGGTTAATCAAAAAAGGTATCATCAAA ATACAAGGGAGCATTAGTAAGATCATGAGCTATATAGTTGAATTTTGGTGCAGTAAAAAAATATCATTTGACGCGATTGTGTTTGCAACTGGATACAAAAGCACAACAAATATATGGCTCAAG AATGGTGAGAACATGTTAAATGGCAATGGACTGCCCATCAAAGAATATCCGAATCATTGGAAAGGTGAAAATGGGGTCTACTGTGCTGGGTTAGGAAGGAGAGGATTGGCTGGTATTGCAGCAGATGCCAAGAATATCGCCAATGACATCAAATCAATGATAGGCGTTATGTCCAGCTAA
- the LOC141026746 gene encoding probable indole-3-pyruvate monooxygenase YUCCA11, whose protein sequence is MAHDMAKSTIVRFTAKFLVVASGENSAENIPMIPGLQSFPGDVVHSSSYKSGKSYSGMNVLVIGSGNPGMEFAYDLAAYGANTSVIIRSPIHVMTKELIRLGMTLARRLPLNLVDKLLVMAVNLIFGNLSRYGIRRPKMDPMILKSKTGRSAVIDVGTVGLIKKGIIKVQGSISKIMGDIVEFQCSKKISFDNGESMLNGNGLPIKEYPNHWKGENGLYCAGLGRRGLAGIAADAKNIANGIKSVIGAMSS, encoded by the exons ATGGCACATGACATGGCAAAGAGCACAATAGTCAGGTTCACAGCAAAGTTTCTTGTTGTGGCAAGTGGTGAGAATAGTGCAGAGAATATTCCAATGATCCCCGGACTGCAAAGTTTTCCGGGTGATGTCGTCCACTCCTCAAGCTACAAGTCAGGCAAGAGCTACTCTGGCATGAATGTATTGGTCATTGGATCTGGCAACCCTGGAATGGAATTTGCTTATGACCTTGCGGCCTATGGTGCCAATACTTCAGTCATTATACGAAGCCCG ATTCATGTAATGACAAAGGAACTAATCCGGTTGGGGATGACACTTGCTCGCCGCCTTCCACTGAATCTAGTGGATAAGCTCCTTGTGATGGCGGTGAATTTAATATTTGGAAACCTATCGAGGTATGGCATCAGAAGGCCAAAAATGGATCCAATGATCCTCAAGTCAAAAACCGGCCGATCCGCTGTTATTGATGTTGGCACTGTTGGGTTAATCAAAAAAGGTATCATCAAA GTACAGGGGAGCATTAGTAAGATCATGGGCGATATAGTTGAATTTCAATGCAGTAAAAAGATATCATTTGAC AATGGCGAGAGCATGTTAAATGGCAATGGACTGCCCATCAAAGAATATCCGAATCATTGGAAAGGCGAAAATGGGCTCTACTGTGCTGGGTTAGGAAGGAGAGGATTGGCTGGTATTGCAGCAGATGCCAAGAATATCGCCAATGGCATCAAATCAGTGATAGGCGCTATGTCCAGCTAA